Part of the Desulfurobacteriaceae bacterium genome, TAAGGCTGTATCTAAGTACCTTGACAATGACAAGACTCCAAAGAGAAAGGTTGGAGAACTTGACACTCGTGGTAGCCACTACTGGCTTGCACGCTACTGGGCTGAAGAACTTGCTAACCAGAAAGAGGATGAGGAACTTGCAAAGATCTTCGAACCTGTGGCAAAAGCTCTCATCGAAAACGAAGAGAAGATCTTAGAAGAAATCAGATCTACAGAAGGATCTCCAAAGGATATCGGTGGATACTACCACCCAGATGATGAAAAGGCTACTGCTGCTATGAGACCAAGCAAGACATTTAACGAGATCATCGATAACCTATAAGCAAATTTTTGGTGTAAAATTTGGGGGCTTCTACCGTATCAGGTGGAAGCCCTTTTCCTATGTAAAGAACTTGTAAGGAGGAAACTTAGATGGCTCAAAGGGGTATTAGGGAATACGACGGAAAGAGAATATTAGCTACCCACTGGGACGAGTACTTTGCTCCAGCGTTTGAGTATGACTTTAAATCCGTTCTTGTAACTCCACAGACAGACTTAGATAAGCTTCCAGAAGAATATCCATGGCTTAAAGAGCTTCCTCTTGTAGCAAAGCCAGACATGCTTTTTGGAAAAAGAGGAAAGCTCGGACTTATTCTATTTAA contains:
- a CDS encoding NADP-dependent isocitrate dehydrogenase — translated: KAVSKYLDNDKTPKRKVGELDTRGSHYWLARYWAEELANQKEDEELAKIFEPVAKALIENEEKILEEIRSTEGSPKDIGGYYHPDDEKATAAMRPSKTFNEIIDNL